Within the Mucilaginibacter sp. CSA2-8R genome, the region ATTTGGGTCGGGTAAAATGTTTTTACCTCAAGTGGTAAAATCAGCCCGGGTAATGAAAAAGGCTGTAGCTTATTTGCTTCCGTTTATTGAAGAAGAAAAGCTAAAAAATGCTGATGCCAGTCAGCGCAGCAATGCCGGTAAAATATTGCTGGCTACGGTTAAAGGCGATGTACACGACATTGGTAAAAACATTGTTGGCGTAGTTCTGGCCTGTAATAACTTCGAAATTATAGACATGGGCGTTATGGTGCCCGCTCAAAAAATTATTGAAGAAGCCAAAAAGCAGCAGGTTGATATTATCGGCCTAAGTGGCCTCATCACGCCATCTTTGGATGAGATGGTGCATTTTGCCAAAGAGATGGAGCGCGAAGGCTTTACCGTTCCGCTGATTGTTGGCGGTGCTACCACATCACGTATCCATGCTGCCGTAAAAATTGCGCCTAATTACTCTGGTCCTGCTATTCACGTACTGGATGCATCGCGCAGTGTTACTGTGTGCAGCACACTAATGAGTAAAGACAACCGCGACGAGTATATTCAAAACATTAAGCTGGAATACGAAAAAGCACGCGAGGCGCATTTAAACAAACGGTCAGACAAGCGCTTTTTAAGCATTGACGAGGCACGGTCAAACAAATACCAGATTGACTTTAAAACCTTCGCCCCGGTTAAACCATCCTTTACCGGCACTAAAGTTTTTGAAGCTTTCTCCTTAAAAGAACTGGTGCCTTATATTGATTGGACACCATTTTTCCATACTTGGGAACTGCGCGGCAGCTACCCCAAAATATTTGATGATAAAAACGTAGGTATCGAGGCTAAAAAGCTTTTCGATGATGCGCAGCAAATGCTGCAGAAAGTAATCGACCAAAATCTTTTACAAGCCAGTGGCGTGATCGGATTTTGGCCGGCCAACAGCGTGGGTGATGATATTGAGTTGTATAGCGACGAAAGCCGCACGCAATTGCGTACCCGTATCCACACCCTGCGCCAGCAAGCCGAAAAAGCGGCCGGTGAACCTTACTATGCTTTGTCGGATTTTATTGCGCCTAAAAAAAGCGGTATCCCCGATTATTTTGGCGGCTTTGCCGTAACTACCGGCATTGGCTGCGACGAATTGGTAGCCCAATACGACGCCGACCATGACGACTATAACAGCATCATGATTAAAGCCATAGCCGACCGCTTGGCCGAAGCCTTTGCCGAAAAAATGCACGAACTGGTCCGTCGTAACTATTGGGGCTATGCACAAGATGAAGAATTAACCAACCAGCAGCTGATTAAAGAAGAGTACCAGGGCATCCGCCCGGCACCCGGTTACCCGGCCTGCCCAGAGCATACCGAAAAAGTGACGCTGTTTGATTTGCTGAAAGCTACGGATAATGCACATATCCATTTAACCGAAAGCATGGCCATGTTGCCCACCGCGGCTGTTAGCGGTTTTTACTTTGCCCACCCGCAATCACGCTACTTCGGCTTAGGCAAAATAGGTAAGGACCAGGTAGAAGACTACGCCAAACGCAAAAACATGTCCGTCGAAACCGCAGAACGATGGTTAGGGCCAAATTTAAATTATTAATTAATTTGTTGCGGGTTTTGAGTTGCGAGTATCGAGTGTTAAAACCTTAATTTGGAGCAATGATTTTTACAAATTTAGATGTATGGAAAGAAGCACGAACCTTAGTTAAGATGGTATACGCAACAACATCTCTTTTTCCAAAAGAAGAACGTTTTGGCCTACAATCGCAAATCAAACGTTCGGTTATATCAATCCCATCAAATATTGCCGAAGGTTGCGGGCGAAACTCTTTGAAAGAAACTTTGCAGTTTTTCTTTATAGCACGAGGGTCAGCTTACGAATTAGAGGCACAATTATATCTTTCTTTTGATTTGAATTTCATAACAGAAGAACAATTAAGTTCTTTGCTGAAACAACTTGAAACAGTTAGAAAATTACTTGGGGGACTTGTAAATTATTTTAGAGCACAATTAAAAAGTCAAGTCACGCAACCCGCAACAAAGAACCCGCAACTGAACAAACCATGAAGATTACTGAGCACATAAACAACGCCAATGGCAAAACACTTTTTTCTTTTGAGCTGCTGCCGCCAATTAAGGGGCAGAGCTTGCAGGGTATTTATAACGCCATCGACCCGTTGATGGAGTTTAACCCGCCATTTATTGATGTTACGTCTTCGCGTGAGGATTTGGTTTATAAAGAACTGCCTAACGGACTGCTCGAAAAGGTAACCTATCGCAGGCGTCCCGGTACGGTGGCGGTTTGTGCCGCCATCATGAACAAGTACAAAGTAGATGCGGTACCTCACCTGCTTTGCGGTGGTTTTACCAAAGAAGAAACGGAGTATGCACTGATTGACCTACAGTTTTTGGGTATAGACAACGTTTTAGTGTTGCGTGGTGATGCCCGTAAAACCGATTCGGGCTTTATTCCTACACAAGGCGGCCATTGCTATGCAACGGAATTGCTGGAGCAGGTGACCAATATGAATAACGGTATTTATCTGCACGAGTACCAGGATTCATCGTACAAAACGGATTTTTGTATTGGCGTGGCGGCATACCCCGAAAAACATTTTGAGGCACCTAACCTGAAAACAGACTTTAAATACCTAAAAAAGAAGGTAGAGGGAGGTGCGCAGTTTATTGTAACGCAAATGTTTTTTGATGTAAGTAAGTACAAAGCTTTTGTTAACCAATGCCGGGCCGAGGGAATCAACATTCCAATCATCCCTGGATTAAAACCGTTGACTACAGCCAAGCAGCTCATCAACCTGCCTAAAATATTTCATATCGATATTCCGGAAGATTTATGCGATGCGGTGCATGCCTGCAAAAGCGATAAAGAGGTAAAAGAAGTAGGCATTGAGTGGATGATTAACCAGTGTAAAGAACTGGTTGAATTTGGCGCCCCGGTACTTCACTTTTATACCATGGGTAACGCCGAGCCTACCAAAAGAATTGCACGGGAGATTTTCTAATTAACCTTAGAAATATTATAAAATAAGAAAGCGGCCTTTGTACAAGCCGCTTTCTTATTTTAATACGTCTGTATGTTTAACTATAAAACATCCCGCTTTACCAGCTCATCTTTCAACGCCTCTGCTGAGGTAAAATGAATGCTTTGAATACCTAAGGCTTCGGCAGCTAAAATGTTGCGGTAGTTATCGTCAATAAATAAAGCTTCTTCGGGTTTTACCTGGTAGCGGTCTAACAATAACTGATAAAAGGCAGGGTCGGGCTTGCGGATTTTTTCGTGGCCCGACACTACCATGCCGTCAAACCAGCTTAAAAACTCGAATTTTTGCTGAGCAATCTCAAACGTTTCGGCCGACCAGTTGCTTAAGGCGTATATTTTATACTTGCCGCTCTCTTTAAGCGCTTTAAAAACGTCAACTGTACCTTGTATGGGTCCGGCCAGCATTTCGTCCCAGCGACCATAAAAAGCGCGGATATTTTCTTCGTGTTCCGGATGCTTACTTATCAGTGCCTCAGTACCTTCTTTCAAAGAGCGCCCTGCATCCTGCTCCTCGTTCCAGTCTGATGTACAAATAGTATCTAAAAAGTGTTGCCGCTGCTCATCATCGGTTATCAGCTTGCGGTACAGGTGGTGCGGGTTCCAGTCTATTAACACTGCACCTAAATCAAATATGATAGTATTTATCATTGGTCTGCCTTCTAATTATTATGCTGCAAAAGAATGGCTTTTAACCGTTACTCAGCAAATAGTTTTTAAACGATGCAAAATCCTTATTCAAAGATACGGCATGCTTCTCGCGGCTGGCCAAAGCACGTACCTGCTCGGGCACATCTACTTTAGATGCGATAGGCTCGGAGAAAACATCCGGAAATTTACATGGATGTGCAGTAGACAAAAACACGCCGGTAATACCCGGATGGTTTTGCTGCCAATCGGTAAGCGCACGCCAGGCAATAGCCGTGTGCGGACAAACTACATAATCGTAGCTATTGTATACGTCCTTAATAGCCTGGTGGGTTTGCTCATCAGTATAGCTATGGCTTTCTACCAGTTGCTTTAACGCCTCAGCATCCTCTTTAAACATATCGGCGATGCGGGCCCAGTTGCTGGGGTTACCTACATCCATCGCGTTGGCAATGGTTTGCACCGAGGGTTTAGGTTCATACATACCGGTTTTAAAATAGGCAGGTACGGTATCGTTAGCATTAGTAGCTGCAATAAATTTGGCCACCGGCAAACCCATTTTCCAGGCCAGCAAACCGGCACCAATATTACCAAAATTACCGCTGGGCACACAAAAAGCTACATTGCTTTTACCCTCACGCAGCAGTTGCGCATAAGCATTAAAATAGTAGAAGGTTTGCGGAATCAACCTAGCAATGTTGATAGAGTTTGCGGAGGTTAACCGGAAAGCTTCATTCAGTTCATCATCCACAAAAGCCTGCTTTACCAAAGCCTGGCAATCATCAAAAGTACCGTCAATTTGCAGGGCACGAATGTTTTGCCCGTTAGTGGTGAGTTGCAATTCCTGTATGTCGCTTACTTTGCCTTTAGGATATAAGATGGTTACCCGCGTGTTCGGCACCCCTAAAAAGCCTAAGGCTACGGCTCCGCCGGTATCGCCCGAGGTGGCTACTAGTACGTCTAACTGCTTCTCGCCTTCCTCTAAAAAGTAACTCATTACCCGGCTCATAAAGCGAGCACCAAAATCCTTAAAAGCCAGCGAAGGTCCGTGGAAAAGCTCGAGCACATATACGTCCTCTTGCAGCTTTACTACAGGGGCATCAAAATTAACGGCATCATTAATCAGGTTGCGCAAGTCATTTTCCGGAATGGCATCGCCTAACAGATGATGAGCTACCTCGAAGGCAATTTGCGGTAAGGTTAGCTTAGGCAGCTGTTCAAAAAAACTGTTAGGCAGGCAGTTAATTTGCACCGGCATGTATAAGCCTTTATCCTGCGGCATACTGTTAAATACAGCGTCTTTGAAAGACACCGCCGACGCCGGATTATTGGTACTATATAATTTCATGGAATGTTTCAGGTTAAATTTTTGGAATTAGCTTAAAGCACACGCGGCCCGGCATCGTTAATGGTTGATACATAAGCCTGCGAATCAATTTTGATTCCGGCCAGGTGCTGTTGCAGCTTTTGGGTAATCAGGCGGGCAGTAGCCTCGTCGCGGGTAAAGGCGAATACTGATGGTCCTGAGCCCGAAATACCAAAACTCACGGCACCGGCCTCCATAGCCAGCTGGCGCATGGTGTAAAAATCAGGAATGAGGATAGACCGCACCGGCTCCACCAGTACATCCTGCATGCTGCGGCCTATCAGGTCAATATCCTGCGTGTACAAACCGCTTACCAAACCAGCAATATTACCCCATTGGGTAACAGCATCTTTCATGGCTATCTTATTGCGGATAATTTGTCTGGCTTCGCGGGTAGGCACATCCACATCCGGAAAAACCACCGCACAATGTAATCCTGATGGGTGCGGCAAACGGATCACATCTAATGGCTCATAGCTGCGTATGAGTACAAACCCACCCAATAAGGCTGGTGCTACGTTATCGGCATGGCCATGCCCGCATGCCATTTCTTCGCCTTTTATGGCAAATGGTAACAGTTTGGCCATATCGCGCTCATCGCCTAACAGAGTTTTGGCAGCAAACAAACCAGCCACGGTACTGGCCGAACTTGAGCCTAAACCACTGCCGATAGGCATTTTTTTGTGCAGTTCAATATCCATCCCTAAATCGGTTCGGCCAATGCTTTGCAAATAATGCAGTACGCTTACACTTACGGTATTCTTAGCCGGGTCGAGCGGCAGCCGCCCATTATCGCCGGTTATTTTGCTGATGGTAATACCGGGCTGAGCAGTAACCCGCATTACCACCTCATCGCCGGGTTCGTTTACGGCAAAGCCCAATATATCAAAACCGCAAACCACGTTAGCAACGGTAGCCGGTGCAAAAACTTTTACTTCGGTGCCGGGTACCAGATGGTTTAGTACCAAATTATCACTAGCAGCATCAACGCTGGCAGGTATCGCCTCTTTTTGTATTTCCTGTTCCATTACAGTAGTATCTTCAATATAGATTGATCATGTTTTTATAACAAGCCTAATTAGCGCCTACGTTAATCAGGTCGGCAAATACACCGGCTGCGGTTACCTCGGCACCTGCTCCGGGGCCTTTAACCACCATAGGGCGCTCTCTATAACGGTCGGTAGTAAAGGCAATAATGTTATCACTGCCTGACATGCTGAAGAAAGGATGGCTTTCGTCCACCATTTGCAGGGTGATGGAAGCCTTACCATCATCCAGCTTGCCTATGTAGCGCAACACCTTTCCGCTGCTTTCGGCCTGTTGTTTGATGTTATTAAAATACTCGTCGTTAGCTTTGAGGGCCGCATAAAAATCAGGTACGTTTTGGGCATCCAGGCAAGCCTGCGGCAGCATGTTTTCAATCTGCACATCCTCGGCTTCCATGTGGTAACCGGCATCACGCGCCAAGATAAGTATTTTACGCATAAAGTCTTTACCGCTCAAATCATCGCGCGGGTCTGGCTCGGTGTAGCCTTTCTCCTGGGCCGACAGTACTACGTCGTGGAAGCTGGCATCACCTTTAAAATTGTTAAAGATGTAAGAGATGGTGCCCGACAAAATAGCTTCAATTTTTTGTACACGATCGCCGCTCACCATCAAATCTTTCAGTGTGCGGATGATAGGTAAACCTGCGCCCACGTTGGTTTCGTAAAAAAAGTCGACCCCGTGCTTACGGGCTGCATCTTTAAAACCTTTATACTGGCTGTACTCGCCCGAATTTCCAATTTTATTACAGGTAACGATAGATATAGTCGACTCAAAAATACCTTTGTAATAAGCAATGGGCTTAGGGCTGGCAGTATTATCTACAAAAACGCAGTTAGGCAGGTTCATGCGCTTCATGCGGTCGACAAACTCGTCCAAGTCAGCAGTTTCGCCGTCGGTATCCAAGTCTTGTTGCCAGGTGTTTAAGTCCAAACCTTCGGCGTTGAAAGTCATTTTACGGGTGTTGCTGATACCCGCAATTTTAACCTGTATACTGTTATTTTTTTCTAAAAACTCGGTGTGCTGCATTAGCTGCTTAAACATGGTTTTACCAATGTTACCGGTACCCAGACAGAACACATTGAGCGTTTTGTTAAACTGCACAAAAAAGGCATCGTGTACAGCGTTGACCGCTTTGGCTAAATCGTGTGCCGAGATAATTACAGAAATGTTGTACTCTGACGACCCCTGCGCAATAGCCCTGACGTTAATACCATTACGGCCCAATGCATGAAACAAGCGGCCCGACATACCAGGCGTTTGCTTCATATTTTCGCCCACAATGGCCAATACGGCCAGGCTCGACTCAATAACCGGGTTTTCCAGCTTGCGGGCACCCAGCTCCAATTCAAACTCCTGCTCTATTAGTCGGCAGGCCTTTTCGGCATCGGCAGGTTGTACAGCAAAGGTGATGCTATGCTCTGATGATGATTGGGTAATCAGCATCACGTTGATTTGCTCACGCGCCAGCAAGGAGAACAAGCGCCCGCTAAAGCCAGCTTTACCCACCATACCACTGCCTTGCAGGTTAATGATGCTGATGTTTTCGATAGAGGATATACCCTTGATAGGCAGGTTAGAGCCATTACAATCATGACGGATTACGGTCCCTGCAAACGCGGTATCAAACGTATTTTTGATGACGATTGGAATCCGTTTCAGGAAAGCCGGAGTCATGGTTGGCGGATAAATTACCTTGGCACCAAAATAAGACAGCTCCATAGCTTCGGTATAAGACAGCTCGGGTAAAGAGAAAGCCTTTTTCACGATGCGTGGGTCGGCCGTCATCATACCGTTTACATCCGTCCATATCTGTATTTCTGATGCGTTTAGCGCTGCACCAAAAATAGCCGCAGTGTAGTCGCTTCCGCCGCGGCCCAGGGTGGTTACCTGGCCGGCATCATTGCTGGCAATAAAACCGGTTACAAATAATACTTTGCCGGCATTTTCGCTGGCTAAACCCTGTATTAACAGTTCGGTTAGCTGCGTGTTTACCCGGGCCTGACCAAAGGCACTGTCAGTTTTAATTACTTCGGTAGCATCAACATATACGGCATCTGTAAAGTATTGTAAAGCCATCCGGCTAATTAACAATGTAGAGCAACGTTCACCGTAACTTAAAATCAGGTCGCGTGTTTTGGGTGTAAGCTCGCGCAACACCATAACTCCCTGCAGCAAATCTTCGAGCTGATTAAAGTATATTTTTAAGCGGGTATACACCGGGTTTTGATGCGGTATATCCAGCAATTGCTTAACTACTTCAAAATGCCTTATTTCGAGCGCGGCCAGGTATTTGGCAAAGTCATCACCGGCGGCAGCCCTGTCGGCCATCTCTACCAGTAAATTGGTTACGCCGCTCATGGCCGATAACACCACAACCAAACCTTTGCTGCTTCGGTGTTCCTGCCTAACAATGTTCATTACAGCTTCAATACTTTGCGCTGTACCTACTGATGTGCCTCCAAACTTTAAAACTTTCATAAATGCATATTAAAACAAAAGCGCCTTCCTGTGTGGAGGAAGGCGCTTTGCTGGTTTTTTATGTTTTGATTACACCATACAATTACCTTCCTCCGGGCGCTGTGCCGATGGTAATAATGGTAATAATAATAGTGCTGTTAAAAATCATGCTTTGTTATATAGTTGATCTACAGCCGTAAATTAAGGGCTTAATTTTTATAAAAACAAATGTTAACGGTTTTATTTTAGTTAGGGAAACAATCTTTTTAATTTTGCACACTTATGCAAGGCATCGTAACTAAATCAACCGGCAGCTGGTACCAGGTGCAAACACTTGATGGGCAAAGGTACGATTGTCGCATTAAAGGCAAATTCCGTATCAAAGGCCTTACCACTACCAACCCTGTTGCTGTGGGCGATAAGGTTGATTTTGATTTGGAGCCTGAGCAACAGCAAGGTGTAATTAATAAGCTTTACGAGCGTAAAAACTACATCATCCGTAAATCTATCAACCTGTCTAAACAGGCGCAGATTATTGCGGCTAATCTGGACCAGGCTTTTCTGGTGGTTACGCTGGCATCACCCCGTACCTCGTTAGGTTTTATAGACCGCTTTTTAGTAACGGCCGAAGCTTATGATATACCCGCCAGCCTGATTTTTAACAAGCTGGATATGTTTAGCGATGAAGGCCTGGAAATTTTAGCGGAGTATAAGAGTATTTACCAAAATTTGGGCTACCCCTGCCACGAAGTATCTGCTTTAAAAGGCACGAACATTCCACATTTGATTACACTGCTAAAAGATAAGATTACGCTCTTCTCGGGCCACTCGGGCGTTGGTAAATCCAGCTTGATGAACGCCATACTGCCCGATTTGGATATACGTACGATGGAAGTATCTGAATGGAGCGATAAAGGGATGCACACCACTACCTTTGCCGAAATGTATGACCTGCCAGGCGGTGGTTCAATTATTGATACGCCAGGTATCCGTGAGCTGGGCGTTATTGATATCGAAAAGCAGGAGCTTAGCCATTTTTTTCCGGAAATGCGCGACCGGATGCACAGTTGCCGCTTTCATAACTGCCGGCACATTAACGAGCCGGGATGCGCAGTATTGGATGCATTAGAAAACGGCGAAATTGAACCATCACGGTACGAAAGCTACCTAAGCATATATAACGGAAATGACACCCGGTCGTAGTCATTACCTCACTTAAATTCAAT harbors:
- a CDS encoding four helix bundle protein; the encoded protein is MIFTNLDVWKEARTLVKMVYATTSLFPKEERFGLQSQIKRSVISIPSNIAEGCGRNSLKETLQFFFIARGSAYELEAQLYLSFDLNFITEEQLSSLLKQLETVRKLLGGLVNYFRAQLKSQVTQPATKNPQLNKP
- the metF gene encoding methylenetetrahydrofolate reductase [NAD(P)H]; protein product: MKITEHINNANGKTLFSFELLPPIKGQSLQGIYNAIDPLMEFNPPFIDVTSSREDLVYKELPNGLLEKVTYRRRPGTVAVCAAIMNKYKVDAVPHLLCGGFTKEETEYALIDLQFLGIDNVLVLRGDARKTDSGFIPTQGGHCYATELLEQVTNMNNGIYLHEYQDSSYKTDFCIGVAAYPEKHFEAPNLKTDFKYLKKKVEGGAQFIVTQMFFDVSKYKAFVNQCRAEGINIPIIPGLKPLTTAKQLINLPKIFHIDIPEDLCDAVHACKSDKEVKEVGIEWMINQCKELVEFGAPVLHFYTMGNAEPTKRIAREIF
- a CDS encoding HAD family phosphatase, which gives rise to MINTIIFDLGAVLIDWNPHHLYRKLITDDEQRQHFLDTICTSDWNEEQDAGRSLKEGTEALISKHPEHEENIRAFYGRWDEMLAGPIQGTVDVFKALKESGKYKIYALSNWSAETFEIAQQKFEFLSWFDGMVVSGHEKIRKPDPAFYQLLLDRYQVKPEEALFIDDNYRNILAAEALGIQSIHFTSAEALKDELVKRDVL
- the thrC gene encoding threonine synthase, translating into MKLYSTNNPASAVSFKDAVFNSMPQDKGLYMPVQINCLPNSFFEQLPKLTLPQIAFEVAHHLLGDAIPENDLRNLINDAVNFDAPVVKLQEDVYVLELFHGPSLAFKDFGARFMSRVMSYFLEEGEKQLDVLVATSGDTGGAVALGFLGVPNTRVTILYPKGKVSDIQELQLTTNGQNIRALQIDGTFDDCQALVKQAFVDDELNEAFRLTSANSINIARLIPQTFYYFNAYAQLLREGKSNVAFCVPSGNFGNIGAGLLAWKMGLPVAKFIAATNANDTVPAYFKTGMYEPKPSVQTIANAMDVGNPSNWARIADMFKEDAEALKQLVESHSYTDEQTHQAIKDVYNSYDYVVCPHTAIAWRALTDWQQNHPGITGVFLSTAHPCKFPDVFSEPIASKVDVPEQVRALASREKHAVSLNKDFASFKNYLLSNG
- a CDS encoding homoserine kinase, whose translation is MEQEIQKEAIPASVDAASDNLVLNHLVPGTEVKVFAPATVANVVCGFDILGFAVNEPGDEVVMRVTAQPGITISKITGDNGRLPLDPAKNTVSVSVLHYLQSIGRTDLGMDIELHKKMPIGSGLGSSSASTVAGLFAAKTLLGDERDMAKLLPFAIKGEEMACGHGHADNVAPALLGGFVLIRSYEPLDVIRLPHPSGLHCAVVFPDVDVPTREARQIIRNKIAMKDAVTQWGNIAGLVSGLYTQDIDLIGRSMQDVLVEPVRSILIPDFYTMRQLAMEAGAVSFGISGSGPSVFAFTRDEATARLITQKLQQHLAGIKIDSQAYVSTINDAGPRVL
- the thrA gene encoding bifunctional aspartate kinase/homoserine dehydrogenase I, whose product is MKVLKFGGTSVGTAQSIEAVMNIVRQEHRSSKGLVVVLSAMSGVTNLLVEMADRAAAGDDFAKYLAALEIRHFEVVKQLLDIPHQNPVYTRLKIYFNQLEDLLQGVMVLRELTPKTRDLILSYGERCSTLLISRMALQYFTDAVYVDATEVIKTDSAFGQARVNTQLTELLIQGLASENAGKVLFVTGFIASNDAGQVTTLGRGGSDYTAAIFGAALNASEIQIWTDVNGMMTADPRIVKKAFSLPELSYTEAMELSYFGAKVIYPPTMTPAFLKRIPIVIKNTFDTAFAGTVIRHDCNGSNLPIKGISSIENISIINLQGSGMVGKAGFSGRLFSLLAREQINVMLITQSSSEHSITFAVQPADAEKACRLIEQEFELELGARKLENPVIESSLAVLAIVGENMKQTPGMSGRLFHALGRNGINVRAIAQGSSEYNISVIISAHDLAKAVNAVHDAFFVQFNKTLNVFCLGTGNIGKTMFKQLMQHTEFLEKNNSIQVKIAGISNTRKMTFNAEGLDLNTWQQDLDTDGETADLDEFVDRMKRMNLPNCVFVDNTASPKPIAYYKGIFESTISIVTCNKIGNSGEYSQYKGFKDAARKHGVDFFYETNVGAGLPIIRTLKDLMVSGDRVQKIEAILSGTISYIFNNFKGDASFHDVVLSAQEKGYTEPDPRDDLSGKDFMRKILILARDAGYHMEAEDVQIENMLPQACLDAQNVPDFYAALKANDEYFNNIKQQAESSGKVLRYIGKLDDGKASITLQMVDESHPFFSMSGSDNIIAFTTDRYRERPMVVKGPGAGAEVTAAGVFADLINVGAN
- the rsgA gene encoding ribosome small subunit-dependent GTPase A is translated as MQGIVTKSTGSWYQVQTLDGQRYDCRIKGKFRIKGLTTTNPVAVGDKVDFDLEPEQQQGVINKLYERKNYIIRKSINLSKQAQIIAANLDQAFLVVTLASPRTSLGFIDRFLVTAEAYDIPASLIFNKLDMFSDEGLEILAEYKSIYQNLGYPCHEVSALKGTNIPHLITLLKDKITLFSGHSGVGKSSLMNAILPDLDIRTMEVSEWSDKGMHTTTFAEMYDLPGGGSIIDTPGIRELGVIDIEKQELSHFFPEMRDRMHSCRFHNCRHINEPGCAVLDALENGEIEPSRYESYLSIYNGNDTRS